A region from the Rhodamnia argentea isolate NSW1041297 chromosome 7, ASM2092103v1, whole genome shotgun sequence genome encodes:
- the LOC115756261 gene encoding protein transport protein SEC23 yields MANQRPPSTGYSITMTPSNPGMSTSYTDRSPIHPPPLIPAAPRFPPLQSQQEHLASPSIRSPNLQSPPNGVHSGSPTPHMSTPPGPPVFTSPVRPAAVPFRSSPATPQPVAFSSGSSLPASSPPHFSNGSGDLQHQVSDSAEDLTSTGKAPYVLFSAQKVLKQKRQANVPSLAFGALVSPGREISTGPQVLQRDPHRCENCGAYANFYCNLLIGSGQWQCVICRKLNASEGEYIASSKEELRNFPELSSPMVDYVQTGNRRPGFIPVSDSRMSAPIVLVIDECLDEPHLQHLQSSLHAFVDSLPATTRIGIILYGRTVSVYDFSEESVASADVLPGDKSPTQESLKALIYGTGIYLSPMHASLPVAHSMFSSFRPYKLDVPEVSRDRCLGTALEVALALVQGPSAEMSRGIVKRSGGNGRIIVCAGGPCTYGPGSIPHSFTHPNYAHMEKTATKWMEHLGREAHRNNTVVDILCAGTCPVRVPILQPLAKASGGVLILHDDFGEAFGVNLQRAATRAAGSHGLLEIRCSDDILISQVVGPGEEAHVDTHESFKNDAALSIQMLSVEETQSFSISMETKNDIKSDHVFFQFAIQYSNVYQADISRVITVRLPTVDSVSAYLESVQDEVAAVLIAKRTLLRAKNHSDAIDMRATIDERIKDIALKFGSQIPKSKLCRLPKELSSLPEFLFHLKRGPLLGSIVGHEDERSVLRNLFLNASFDLSLRMVAPRCLMHRDGGTFEELPAYDLAMQSDTAVVLDHGTDVFIWMGAELAADEGKSAATLAACRTLAEEITESRFPAPRILAFKEGSSQARYFVSRLIPAHKDPPYEQEARFQQLRSLTAEQRTKLKSSFLHFDDPSFCEWMRSLRVVPPEAS; encoded by the exons ATGGCTAACCAACGACCACCTTCAACCGGATACTCCATCACCATGACTCCATCAAATCCTGGAATGTCAACCTCTTATACCGATAGAAGTCCAATCCATCCTCCTCCGTTGATTCCTGCAGCTCCTAGATTTCCTCCTTTGCAATCGCAGCAAGAACACCTCGCTTCTCCTTCAATCAGGAGCCCCAATTTGCAATCACCACCAAATGGAGTTCACTCTGGCAGTCCGACCCCTCATATGAGCACACCTCCAGGCCCTCCAGTCTTTACTTCGCCTGTCAGGCCAGCCGCAGTGCCTTTCCGAAGCTCTCCTGCAACCCCACAGCCTGTTGCATTCTCTTCTGGGTCCTCATTGCCAGCTTCTTCCCCTCCTCACTTTTCAAATGGATCAGGTGATTTGCAGCACCAAGTTTCTGATTCTGCAGAGGACTTGACATCTACTGGGAAAGCACCATATGTATTGTTTTCGGCTCAGAAG GTATTGAAACAGAAGAGACAAGCTAATGTGCCCAGTTTGGCATTTGGCGCATTGGTTTCTCCCGGACGAGAGATATCAACAGGCCCTCAAGTACTACAACGAGACCCGCATCGTTGCGAGAACTGTGGAGCTTATGCCAATTTTTATTGCAACCTATTGATTGGCTCTGGTCAGTGGCAGTGTGTTATTTGTCGGAAGCTGAATGCTAGTGAAGGAGAGTACATTGCTTCTAGTAAGGAAGAacttaggaattttccggagcTTTCATCTCCAATGGTTGATTATGTGCAAACAGGGAATAGAAGACCCGGTTTTATTCCAGTGTCAGATTCACGAATGTCTGCACCCATTGTGCTTGTAATAGATGAGTGTCTAGATGAGCCGCACCTCCAGCAtttacaaagttcattacaTGCCTTCGTTGATTCACTTCCCGCCACAACAAGGATTGGAATTATACTCTATGGTCGCACTGTCTCAGTCTACGACTTTTCAGAGGAGTCGGTTGCATCGGCTGATGTGCTACCTGGTGACAAATCGCCGACTCAAGAATCCCTGAAAGCACTAATATATGGGACTGGGATATACCTATCGCCAATGCATGCTTCACTACCTGTGGCACATTCAATGTTTTCATCATTCAGGCCATACAAGTTGGACGTTCCCGAGGTTTCTAGAGACAGATGCCTCGGTACTGCGCTTGAAGTTGCTCTTGCTCTAGTTCAAGGGCCATCAGCAGAAATGTCTCGGGGAATAGTTAAAAGGTCAGGAGGGAATGGCAGAATCATTGTATGTGCTGGTGGTCCTTGTACTTACGGGCCTGGGTCAATCCCACATTCTTTCACTCATCCTAACTATGCCCACATGGAAAAGACAGCAACAAAATGGATGGAACACCTGGGTCGTGAAGCTCATCGAAATAATACAGTGGTTGATATTCTATGTGCTGGAACATGCCCTGTGAGAGTTCCTATCTTGCAGCCTCTAGCAAAAGCTTCTGGTGGTGTCTTGATCCTTCATGACGACTTTGGGGAGGCATTTGGTGTGAACTTGCAGAGAGCAGCTACGAGAGCTGCTGGGTCTCACGGGTTGCTGGAGATTCGTTGTTCAGATGATATTCTCATTTCTCAGGTTGTAGGTCCCGGTGAAGAGGCCCATGTAGACACTCATGAAAGCTTTAAAAATGATGCTGCTCTATCGATCCAAATGTTAAGTGTTGAAGAAACCCAGAGTTTCTCAATCTCCATGGAAACAAAGAACGACATCAAAAGTGATCACGTATTTTTTCAGTTTGCAATACAATATTCAAATGTGTATCAAGCCGATATCTCTAGGGTGATTACAGTTAGACTACCCACTGTTGATAGTGTTTCAGCATATCTTGAGAGTGTCCAAGATGAAGTGGCAGCAGTTCTTATTGCCAAGCGAACTCTATTGCGGGCGAAAAATCATTCAGATGCAATTGACATGCGAGCAACAATAGATGAAAGAATTAAGGATATCGCTCTGAAATTCGGGTCCCAAATACCAAAGTCAAAGCTTTGTCGGCTTCCAAAGGAGCTCTCTTCGTTGCCGGAGTTTCTGTTTCATCTTAAAAGGGGTCCTCTGTTGGGTAGCATAGTTGGCCATGAAGATGAGAGGTCTGTCTTGAGGAACTTGTTTCTAAATGCATCTTTTGATCTCTCACTTCGCATGGTAGCTCCTCGATGTCTTATGCACCGAGATGGGGGCACTTTTGAAGAACTTCCGGCTTATGACCTGGCAATGCAATCTGATACGGCTGTAGTTCTGGACCATGGCACGGATGTCTTCATTTGGATG GGTGCTGAACTTGCTGCTGACGAAGGGAAAAGTGCAGCGACTTTAGCTGCTTGCCGAACATTGGCTGAAGAAATCACAGAATCACGATTTCCAGCTCCTAGAATACTGGCATTTAAG